The Diaphorobacter ruginosibacter genome contains a region encoding:
- a CDS encoding succinate dehydrogenase assembly factor 2, with product MAQEESLLDERDVSLLRWRSRRGLVENDLFIERFFATYGSRLTHAQARGLSVLMDLSDNDLLDLLLRRKEPEAELDTEEVRNVLEQLRPRA from the coding sequence CGACGAACGCGATGTTTCGCTGCTGCGCTGGCGCTCGCGCCGTGGTCTGGTGGAAAACGACCTGTTCATCGAGCGCTTCTTTGCCACCTATGGGTCGCGCCTGACACACGCTCAGGCGCGAGGACTTTCAGTACTGATGGACTTGTCCGACAACGACCTGCTGGACCTGCTGCTCCGCCGCAAGGAACCCGAGGCAGAACTCGACACCGAAGAAGTCCGCAACGTACTGGAACAGCTACGCCCTCGCGCCTGA